From a region of the Macrobrachium nipponense isolate FS-2020 chromosome 3, ASM1510439v2, whole genome shotgun sequence genome:
- the LOC135222240 gene encoding uncharacterized protein LOC135222240 gives MKTTSPLIALILMTTMDYFAKVAAQNISLIGEEVTESPPKERLCESQCTDSSSDRTGVCRESCQQGEIQVRGNCPAQPSICKLLTICPDKPCVCCVRDDKLPVCKESFCTGGRRGESGTCRTECLQGEKKIADTCGRITEDTTAGACVCCGRDDIVTLPTL, from the exons ATGAAGACTACTTCCCCTTTGATTGCTCTCATATTGATGACTACTATGGACTACTTTGCCAAg GTAGCAGCACAAAATATCAGCCTAATAGGTGAAGAAGTGACGGAGTCTCCAC CTAAAGAAAGGCTCTGTGAAAGCCAGTGCACCGATTCTTCTTCTGACAGGACGGGCGTCTGCAGGGAGAGTTGTCAACAAGGCGAAATTCAAGTACGTGGCAACTGCCCCGCTCAGCCAAGCATTTGCAAACTACTGACAATCTGTCCAGACAAACCTTGCGTCTGTTGCGTGCGGGATGATAAACTTCCAGTCTGCAAGGAAAGCTTCTGTACTGGTGGACGTAGAGGTGAATCCGGCACTTGCAGGACGGAGTGTTTACAAGGGGAGAAGAAAATCGCTGACACTTGTGGACGAATTACTGAAGACACAACCGCTGGCGCTTGTGTTTGCTGTGGGAGAGATGACATAGTTACTCTTCCTACACTTTGA